A window from Zingiber officinale cultivar Zhangliang chromosome 7A, Zo_v1.1, whole genome shotgun sequence encodes these proteins:
- the LOC122002979 gene encoding chromatin-remodeling ATPase INO80-like isoform X2 has protein sequence MEPRRHHSKNGLSYSSLFNLEPLMTFRVPQGDDDFHSFGDSSHDENRSSQDQELYEQCNGERSPGMITRRQRRDIQFEDIPSSTVRNDTDSNDEIDEDYENGITEEQYRAMLSEHMQRYRTVMPKDSSAGLASTRMGMPGSKRSHGSKRRKFNSEPLVSAEEPVREMEISPGYYGADFEADYDGGNRYTLSMESSYLDIGEGITYRIPPTYDKLVSSLNLPNIADIIVEENYLKGPLDLRSLAAVISTDKRFDNYDRGGLGEPQPQYESLQARLRGLPSGNSDKKFTLKICDIGLDAFSIPEGAAGRIRRHIMSDSGTLQVYYVKVLERGDTYEIIERSLPKKIVVKKDPSEIEKEEMEKIGKVWANMVRRDIPKHHKILTSFHKKQLADAKRFSETCQREVKLKVSRSLRFMRSAAVRTRRLARDMLIFWKKVDKEQAELRKKEERDAAEALKREEELREAKRQQQRLNFLISQTELYSHFMGNKSSTQPAETASVEEEEAEPPEEKSTVSDFEPGEEEDPEEAELKKEALRAAKQAVSQQKKITNEFDNACLKFRQVDTGDQANDSIATGPSNIDLLNPSTMPVTSTVQAPEMFKGRLKEYQLKGLQWLVNCYEQGLNGILADEMGLGKTIQAMAFLAHLAEEKNIWGPFLVVAPSSVLNNWADEISRFCPEFITLPYWGGIQERAVLRKNINAKRLYRKEARFHILITSYQLIIADEKYLRRLKWQYMVLDEAQAIKSSQSIRWKTLLSFNCRNRLLLTGTPIQNNMAELWALLHFIMPTLFDSHEQFNEWFSKGIESHAEHGGTLNEHQLNRLHGVLKPFMLRRVKKDVISEMTGKKEITVHCNLSSRQQAFYRAIKNKISLAELFDGSRGHMNEKKINNLMNIVIQLRKVCNHPELFERNEGSSYFCFAEIPNSLLPSPFGGIDVHYAGNRNPILYEVPKLVHQEMLHNSGAPVPLALCGLNRGSFGRLFDIFSPDSVYHSGVLQHNLLNETSELSGTFGFTRLLDLSPGEVTFLAKCSLLERLLFSVIRWDRQLVEEILDLFMEKEGNDHESSHLDKQSIRTVARMLLLPAKSESSLLRKRFSTGSSDAPYEALVTSHQDRFIMNARLLRAIYAFIPRARSPPIHAQCSDRSFAYQMTEEFHHPWMKKLFVGFARTSEFNGPRMPIHSHPLIEEISGSNIIEPIFQLPYRIFGSSPPVRSFDPAKMLTDSGKLQTLDVLLKRLRAENHRVLLFAQMTKMLNILEDYMNYRKYKYFRLDGSSTIMDRRDMVRDFQRRNDIFVFLLSTRAGGLGINLTAADTVIFYESDWNPTLDLQAMDRAHRLGQTKDVSVYRLICKETVEEKILHRASQKNTVQQLVMTGGHVQGDLLKPEDVVSLLLDDAQLEQKLKEVLPQMPKERQKKKRLKGIRVDADGDVSLEYLTNDVPVENDLEKENARNRKRKLNSRKHNPSKLPNPRKTAAYVAEPDEPSPSGYEEDHPPDQRPKRAKRPTKSVNENLEPAYNSAANTAVNLNSFEYQPSSHDYHTGNYRADLQEGTPP, from the exons ATGGAGCCGCGCCGGCACCACTCCAAAAACGGCCTCTCCTACTCCAGCCTCTTCAACCTCGAG CCATTGATGACCTTTCGTGTTCCGCAAGGAGATGATGATTTCCACAGTTTCGGGGATAGCAGTCATGATGAGAACCGAAGCAGCCAAG ACCAAGAGCTCTATGAGCAGTGCAATGGAGAAAGGTCTCCAGGGATGATAACGAGGAGACAGAGGCGCGATATTCAGTTTGAGGATATTCCAAGCTCAACCGTGAGGAATGATACTGACAGCAATGATGAGATCGATGAAGATTATGAAAATGGAATAACAGAGGAGCAATACAGAGCCATGCTTAGTGAACACATGCAAAGATATAGGACAGTGATGCCTAAAGACTCATCGGCAGGGTTGGCTTCCACACGTATGGGAATGCCAGGTTCTAAGCGAAGTCATGGTAGTAAAAGAAGGAAGTTCAATTCTGAGCCTCTGGTTTCTGCTGAGGAACCAGTACGTGAGATGGAAATATCACCCGGATACTACGGAGCTGATTTTGAAGCTGATTATGATGGGGGTAATAGGTACACTTTGTCCATGGAGTCCAGTTATTTGGACATTGGTGAGGGCATCACATATCGAATTCCTCCCACTTATGATAAGCTTGTGAGTTCTCTGAACTTGCCAAACATTGCTGACATTATAGTCGAAGAGAACTATCTTAAAGGCCCTTTAGATTTGAGGTCTCTAGCTGCCGTGATTTCTACTGATAAGAGGTTTGACAACTACGACCGAGGCGGATTGGGGGAGCCTCAACCACAATATGAATCTCTCCAGGCAAGGTTGAGGGGACTTCCGTCTGGAAATTCAGACAAAAAATTCACGCTTAAGATATGTGACATTGGTCTGGATGCATTCTCAATTCCAGAAGGTGCAGCTGGTAGGATTCGGCGGCACATTATGTCAGATTCTGGTACTTTACAGGTTTATTATGTCAAAGTCTTGGAGAGAGGCGACACCTATGAG ATTATTGAACGAAGTTTACCGAAGAAGATAGTAGTGAAGAAAGATCCATCTGAAATTGAGaaggaagagatggagaagatAGGGAAAGTTTGGGCTAATATGGTTAGAAGAGATATTCCAAAGCATCATAAGATATTGACGAGTTTCCACAAGAAACAACTTGCAGATGCTAAACGCTTTTCAGAGACTTGTCAGAGAGAG GTAAAGTTGAAGGTCAGTAGGTCACTCAGATTTATGAGAAGTGCGGCAGTTCGCACTAGAAGGCTAGCTAGAGACATGTTGATATTTTGGAAGAAAGTAGATAAGGAACAG GCTGAattaaggaagaaagaagaaagagatgCTGCTGAAGCTTTGAAACGTGAGGAGGAACTTCGCGAAGCTAAGAGACAACAGCAGAGGCTTAACTTTCTCATATCACAGACTGAACTATACAGCCATTTCATGGGGAACAAGTCTTCGACACAGCCTGCCGAAACTGCATCtgtcgaagaagaagaagctgaacctccagaagaaaaatcaactgtttctgatttcgaaccagGGGAGGAAGAGGATCCAGAGGAAGCTGAACTAAAAAAGGAAGCTCTCAGGGCGGCTAAACAGGCAGTCTCTCAGCAGAAAAAGATTACAAATGAATTTGACAATGCTTGTTTAAAGTTTCGACAAGTTGACACTGGGGATCAAGCAAATGACTCTATTGCTACGGGGCCCAGTAACATAGACCTCCTGAACCC CTCCACAATGCCTGTAACATCAACAGTGCAAGCACCAGAGATGTTTAAAGGGCGTCTTAAAGAATATCAGTTAAAGGGATTACAATGGCTAGTTAACTGTTATGAGCAG GGTTTGAATGGAATTCTTGCTGATGAAATGGGGCTCGGAAAGACAATTCAAGCTATGGCCTTCTTAGCTCATTTAGCCGAG GAAAAAAATATTTGGGGTCCTTTTCTGGTGGTTGCACCATCCTCTGTCTTGAATAATTGGGCTGATGAAATCAGTAGGTTTTGCCCTGAATTTATAACACTTCCTTACTGGGGTGGAATTCAAGAGAGAGCAGTACTTAGGAAAAACATCAACGCAAAGCGTCTATACAGAAA GGAGGCAAGATTCCACATACTAATTACCAGTTACCAGTTGATTATAGCTGATGAGAAGTATTTGCGGCGTTTGAAATGGCAGTATATGGTTTTAGATGAAGCTCAGGCAATAAAAAGTTCACAGAG TATTCGATGGAAGACATTACTCAGCTTTAACTGTAGAAATCGCTTGCTCCTGACTGGGACACCTATACAGAATAACATGGCTGAGCTGTGGGCTCTTCTCCATTTTATCATGCCTACTTTATTTGACAGCCATGAGCAATTTAATGAGTGGTTCTCTAAAGG TATCGAGAGCCATGCAGAGCATGGAGGTACTCTAAATGAGCATCAACTCAACAGACTG catggagttTTGAAGCCTTTCATGTTGAGACGGGTAAAGAAAGATGTTATATCAGAGATGACAGGGAAGAAAGAAATCACAGTTCACTGTAATTTGAGTTCTCGACAGCAGGCCTTTTATCGTGCTATAAAAAACAAGATATCACTTGCTGAACTTTTTGATGGTAGCCGTGGCCATATgaatgagaagaaaataaataacttGATGAATATTGTTATACAATTACGGAAG GTGTGTAACCATCCAGAGTTGTTTGAACGTAATGAAGGAAGCTCATATTTTTGCTTTGCAGAGATACCAAATTCGCTTCTTCCATCTCCATTTGGAGGAATCGATGTACATTATGCAGGAAACAGGAATCCCATATTGTATGAG GTGCCAAAGCTGGTCCATCAAGAAATGCTTCATAATTCTGGAGCACCTGTTCCTCTTGCTCTATGCGGTCTTAACCGTGGAAGTTTTGGCCGACTTTTTGATATATTTTCTCCAGATAGCGTTTATCATTCTGGAGTGTTACAACATAACCTCTTAAATGAGACTTCTGAACTTAGTGGAACTTTTGGGTTTACACGACTGCTGGATTTATCACCAGGTGAAGTTACCTTCTTAGCCAAGTGTTCACTACTCGAGCGGTTATTGTTTTCTGTAATAAGGTGGGATAGGCAGTTGGTCGAGGaaatcttagacttgtttatggAAAAAGAAGGCAATGATCACGAAAGTTCTCACCTGGATAAACAAAGTATTCGAACTGTTGCACGGATGTTGCTGTTACCAGCAAAATCGGAGTCAAGCTTACTTAGAAAAAGGTTTTCAACTGGTTCTAGTGATGCTCCATATGAGGCTTTGGTTACTTCCCATCAAGATCGGTTTATAATGAATGCCAGGCTTTTGCGTGCTATATATGCATTTATACCACGGGCCAGATCTCCACCT ATACATGCTCAATGCTCTGACAGAAGCTTTGCCTACCAAATGACGGAGGAGTTTCATCACCCTTGGATGAAGAAATTGTTTGTTGGATTTGCTCGGACCTCTGAATTTAATGGTCCTAGAATGCCTATTCATTCCCACCCTTTGATAGAAGAGATTTCAGGGTCAAATATCATTGAACCCATTTTTCAGCTcccttatagaatttttggttCTTCTCCACCTGTGCGAAGCTTTGATCCTGCTAAAATGCTTACG GACTCTGGGAAACTTCAAACTCTGGATGTGCTATTGAAACGTCTGCGGGCTGAAAATCATCGTGTTCTTTTATTTGCGCAGATGACAAAAATGTTAAATATACTTGAG GATTATATGAACTACAGGAAATACAAGTACTTCCGATTAGATGGATCATCTACTATTATGGACCGTCGTGACATGGTGAGGGATTTTCAGCGTAG GAATGATATATTTGTTTTTCTGCTGAGTACGAGGGCTGGAGGTCTTGGTATTAATCTTACTGCTGCTGATACTGTGATCTTCTATGAGAGTGACTGGAATCCAACATTGGACTTGCAAGCGATGGATAGGGCACATCGGTTGGGACAAACAAAGGAC GTTTCTGTGTATAGATTGATTTGCAAAGAAACAGTCGAAGAAAAAATTTTGCACCGAGCGAGCCAAAAGAATACGGTGCAGCAGCTGGTCATGACAGGCGGCCATGTTCAGGGTGATCTTTTGAAGCCCGAGGATGTAGTATCCCTTCTCCTTGACGATGCACAATTGGAGCAGAAGTTGAAAGAAGTACTGCCACAGATG CCTAAGGAACGACAGAAGAAAAAACGATTGAAAGGAATACGAGTAGACGCAGATGGTGATGTATCTCTGGAATACTTGACAAACGATGTTCCAGTGGAAAAtgatttggaaaaagaaaatgcccGTAACAGAAAG AGAAAACTCAATTCCCGGAAGCATAATCCTTCAAAGTTGCCGAACCCTCGTAAAACAGCAGCTTATGTAGCCGAACCTGATGAACCTAGTCCAAGTGGCTACGAGGAAGATCACCCTCCTGACCAGAGGCCAAAAAGAGCAAAAAGACCTACAAAGAGTGTTAACGAAAACCTCGAACCTGCTTACAACTCTGCAGCCAATACAGCAGTCAACTTGAACTCCTTCGAATACCAGCCGTCTTCACACGACTATCATACTGGCAACTATAGAGCTGATTTACAGGAAGGCACACCACCTTAA
- the LOC122002979 gene encoding chromatin-remodeling ATPase INO80-like isoform X1 produces the protein MEPRRHHSKNGLSYSSLFNLEPLMTFRVPQGDDDFHSFGDSSHDENRSSQDQELYEQCNGERSPGMITRRQRRDIQFEDIPSSTVRNDTDSNDEIDEDYENGITEEQYRAMLSEHMQRYRTVMPKDSSAGLASTRMGMPGSKRSHGSKRRKFNSEPLVSAEEPVREMEISPGYYGADFEADYDGGNRYTLSMESSYLDIGEGITYRIPPTYDKLVSSLNLPNIADIIVEENYLKGPLDLRSLAAVISTDKRFDNYDRGGLGEPQPQYESLQARLRGLPSGNSDKKFTLKICDIGLDAFSIPEGAAGRIRRHIMSDSGTLQVYYVKVLERGDTYEIIERSLPKKIVVKKDPSEIEKEEMEKIGKVWANMVRRDIPKHHKILTSFHKKQLADAKRFSETCQREVKLKVSRSLRFMRSAAVRTRRLARDMLIFWKKVDKEQAELRKKEERDAAEALKREEELREAKRQQQRLNFLISQTELYSHFMGNKSSTQPAETASVEEEEAEPPEEKSTVSDFEPGEEEDPEEAELKKEALRAAKQAVSQQKKITNEFDNACLKFRQVDTGDQANDSIATGPSNIDLLNPSTMPVTSTVQAPEMFKGRLKEYQLKGLQWLVNCYEQGLNGILADEMGLGKTIQAMAFLAHLAEEKNIWGPFLVVAPSSVLNNWADEISRFCPEFITLPYWGGIQERAVLRKNINAKRLYRKEARFHILITSYQLIIADEKYLRRLKWQYMVLDEAQAIKSSQSIRWKTLLSFNCRNRLLLTGTPIQNNMAELWALLHFIMPTLFDSHEQFNEWFSKGIESHAEHGGTLNEHQLNRLHGVLKPFMLRRVKKDVISEMTGKKEITVHCNLSSRQQAFYRAIKNKISLAELFDGSRGHMNEKKINNLMNIVIQLRKVCNHPELFERNEGSSYFCFAEIPNSLLPSPFGGIDVHYAGNRNPILYEVPKLVHQEMLHNSGAPVPLALCGLNRGSFGRLFDIFSPDSVYHSGVLQHNLLNETSELSGTFGFTRLLDLSPGEVTFLAKCSLLERLLFSVIRWDRQLVEEILDLFMEKEGNDHESSHLDKQSIRTVARMLLLPAKSESSLLRKRFSTGSSDAPYEALVTSHQDRFIMNARLLRAIYAFIPRARSPPIHAQCSDRSFAYQMTEEFHHPWMKKLFVGFARTSEFNGPRMPIHSHPLIEEISGSNIIEPIFQLPYRIFGSSPPVRSFDPAKMLTDSGKLQTLDVLLKRLRAENHRVLLFAQMTKMLNILEDYMNYRKYKYFRLDGSSTIMDRRDMVRDFQRRNDIFVFLLSTRAGGLGINLTAADTVIFYESDWNPTLDLQAMDRAHRLGQTKDVSVYRLICKETVEEKILHRASQKNTVQQLVMTGGHVQGDLLKPEDVVSLLLDDAQLEQKLKEVLPQMQPKERQKKKRLKGIRVDADGDVSLEYLTNDVPVENDLEKENARNRKRKLNSRKHNPSKLPNPRKTAAYVAEPDEPSPSGYEEDHPPDQRPKRAKRPTKSVNENLEPAYNSAANTAVNLNSFEYQPSSHDYHTGNYRADLQEGTPP, from the exons ATGGAGCCGCGCCGGCACCACTCCAAAAACGGCCTCTCCTACTCCAGCCTCTTCAACCTCGAG CCATTGATGACCTTTCGTGTTCCGCAAGGAGATGATGATTTCCACAGTTTCGGGGATAGCAGTCATGATGAGAACCGAAGCAGCCAAG ACCAAGAGCTCTATGAGCAGTGCAATGGAGAAAGGTCTCCAGGGATGATAACGAGGAGACAGAGGCGCGATATTCAGTTTGAGGATATTCCAAGCTCAACCGTGAGGAATGATACTGACAGCAATGATGAGATCGATGAAGATTATGAAAATGGAATAACAGAGGAGCAATACAGAGCCATGCTTAGTGAACACATGCAAAGATATAGGACAGTGATGCCTAAAGACTCATCGGCAGGGTTGGCTTCCACACGTATGGGAATGCCAGGTTCTAAGCGAAGTCATGGTAGTAAAAGAAGGAAGTTCAATTCTGAGCCTCTGGTTTCTGCTGAGGAACCAGTACGTGAGATGGAAATATCACCCGGATACTACGGAGCTGATTTTGAAGCTGATTATGATGGGGGTAATAGGTACACTTTGTCCATGGAGTCCAGTTATTTGGACATTGGTGAGGGCATCACATATCGAATTCCTCCCACTTATGATAAGCTTGTGAGTTCTCTGAACTTGCCAAACATTGCTGACATTATAGTCGAAGAGAACTATCTTAAAGGCCCTTTAGATTTGAGGTCTCTAGCTGCCGTGATTTCTACTGATAAGAGGTTTGACAACTACGACCGAGGCGGATTGGGGGAGCCTCAACCACAATATGAATCTCTCCAGGCAAGGTTGAGGGGACTTCCGTCTGGAAATTCAGACAAAAAATTCACGCTTAAGATATGTGACATTGGTCTGGATGCATTCTCAATTCCAGAAGGTGCAGCTGGTAGGATTCGGCGGCACATTATGTCAGATTCTGGTACTTTACAGGTTTATTATGTCAAAGTCTTGGAGAGAGGCGACACCTATGAG ATTATTGAACGAAGTTTACCGAAGAAGATAGTAGTGAAGAAAGATCCATCTGAAATTGAGaaggaagagatggagaagatAGGGAAAGTTTGGGCTAATATGGTTAGAAGAGATATTCCAAAGCATCATAAGATATTGACGAGTTTCCACAAGAAACAACTTGCAGATGCTAAACGCTTTTCAGAGACTTGTCAGAGAGAG GTAAAGTTGAAGGTCAGTAGGTCACTCAGATTTATGAGAAGTGCGGCAGTTCGCACTAGAAGGCTAGCTAGAGACATGTTGATATTTTGGAAGAAAGTAGATAAGGAACAG GCTGAattaaggaagaaagaagaaagagatgCTGCTGAAGCTTTGAAACGTGAGGAGGAACTTCGCGAAGCTAAGAGACAACAGCAGAGGCTTAACTTTCTCATATCACAGACTGAACTATACAGCCATTTCATGGGGAACAAGTCTTCGACACAGCCTGCCGAAACTGCATCtgtcgaagaagaagaagctgaacctccagaagaaaaatcaactgtttctgatttcgaaccagGGGAGGAAGAGGATCCAGAGGAAGCTGAACTAAAAAAGGAAGCTCTCAGGGCGGCTAAACAGGCAGTCTCTCAGCAGAAAAAGATTACAAATGAATTTGACAATGCTTGTTTAAAGTTTCGACAAGTTGACACTGGGGATCAAGCAAATGACTCTATTGCTACGGGGCCCAGTAACATAGACCTCCTGAACCC CTCCACAATGCCTGTAACATCAACAGTGCAAGCACCAGAGATGTTTAAAGGGCGTCTTAAAGAATATCAGTTAAAGGGATTACAATGGCTAGTTAACTGTTATGAGCAG GGTTTGAATGGAATTCTTGCTGATGAAATGGGGCTCGGAAAGACAATTCAAGCTATGGCCTTCTTAGCTCATTTAGCCGAG GAAAAAAATATTTGGGGTCCTTTTCTGGTGGTTGCACCATCCTCTGTCTTGAATAATTGGGCTGATGAAATCAGTAGGTTTTGCCCTGAATTTATAACACTTCCTTACTGGGGTGGAATTCAAGAGAGAGCAGTACTTAGGAAAAACATCAACGCAAAGCGTCTATACAGAAA GGAGGCAAGATTCCACATACTAATTACCAGTTACCAGTTGATTATAGCTGATGAGAAGTATTTGCGGCGTTTGAAATGGCAGTATATGGTTTTAGATGAAGCTCAGGCAATAAAAAGTTCACAGAG TATTCGATGGAAGACATTACTCAGCTTTAACTGTAGAAATCGCTTGCTCCTGACTGGGACACCTATACAGAATAACATGGCTGAGCTGTGGGCTCTTCTCCATTTTATCATGCCTACTTTATTTGACAGCCATGAGCAATTTAATGAGTGGTTCTCTAAAGG TATCGAGAGCCATGCAGAGCATGGAGGTACTCTAAATGAGCATCAACTCAACAGACTG catggagttTTGAAGCCTTTCATGTTGAGACGGGTAAAGAAAGATGTTATATCAGAGATGACAGGGAAGAAAGAAATCACAGTTCACTGTAATTTGAGTTCTCGACAGCAGGCCTTTTATCGTGCTATAAAAAACAAGATATCACTTGCTGAACTTTTTGATGGTAGCCGTGGCCATATgaatgagaagaaaataaataacttGATGAATATTGTTATACAATTACGGAAG GTGTGTAACCATCCAGAGTTGTTTGAACGTAATGAAGGAAGCTCATATTTTTGCTTTGCAGAGATACCAAATTCGCTTCTTCCATCTCCATTTGGAGGAATCGATGTACATTATGCAGGAAACAGGAATCCCATATTGTATGAG GTGCCAAAGCTGGTCCATCAAGAAATGCTTCATAATTCTGGAGCACCTGTTCCTCTTGCTCTATGCGGTCTTAACCGTGGAAGTTTTGGCCGACTTTTTGATATATTTTCTCCAGATAGCGTTTATCATTCTGGAGTGTTACAACATAACCTCTTAAATGAGACTTCTGAACTTAGTGGAACTTTTGGGTTTACACGACTGCTGGATTTATCACCAGGTGAAGTTACCTTCTTAGCCAAGTGTTCACTACTCGAGCGGTTATTGTTTTCTGTAATAAGGTGGGATAGGCAGTTGGTCGAGGaaatcttagacttgtttatggAAAAAGAAGGCAATGATCACGAAAGTTCTCACCTGGATAAACAAAGTATTCGAACTGTTGCACGGATGTTGCTGTTACCAGCAAAATCGGAGTCAAGCTTACTTAGAAAAAGGTTTTCAACTGGTTCTAGTGATGCTCCATATGAGGCTTTGGTTACTTCCCATCAAGATCGGTTTATAATGAATGCCAGGCTTTTGCGTGCTATATATGCATTTATACCACGGGCCAGATCTCCACCT ATACATGCTCAATGCTCTGACAGAAGCTTTGCCTACCAAATGACGGAGGAGTTTCATCACCCTTGGATGAAGAAATTGTTTGTTGGATTTGCTCGGACCTCTGAATTTAATGGTCCTAGAATGCCTATTCATTCCCACCCTTTGATAGAAGAGATTTCAGGGTCAAATATCATTGAACCCATTTTTCAGCTcccttatagaatttttggttCTTCTCCACCTGTGCGAAGCTTTGATCCTGCTAAAATGCTTACG GACTCTGGGAAACTTCAAACTCTGGATGTGCTATTGAAACGTCTGCGGGCTGAAAATCATCGTGTTCTTTTATTTGCGCAGATGACAAAAATGTTAAATATACTTGAG GATTATATGAACTACAGGAAATACAAGTACTTCCGATTAGATGGATCATCTACTATTATGGACCGTCGTGACATGGTGAGGGATTTTCAGCGTAG GAATGATATATTTGTTTTTCTGCTGAGTACGAGGGCTGGAGGTCTTGGTATTAATCTTACTGCTGCTGATACTGTGATCTTCTATGAGAGTGACTGGAATCCAACATTGGACTTGCAAGCGATGGATAGGGCACATCGGTTGGGACAAACAAAGGAC GTTTCTGTGTATAGATTGATTTGCAAAGAAACAGTCGAAGAAAAAATTTTGCACCGAGCGAGCCAAAAGAATACGGTGCAGCAGCTGGTCATGACAGGCGGCCATGTTCAGGGTGATCTTTTGAAGCCCGAGGATGTAGTATCCCTTCTCCTTGACGATGCACAATTGGAGCAGAAGTTGAAAGAAGTACTGCCACAGATG CAGCCTAAGGAACGACAGAAGAAAAAACGATTGAAAGGAATACGAGTAGACGCAGATGGTGATGTATCTCTGGAATACTTGACAAACGATGTTCCAGTGGAAAAtgatttggaaaaagaaaatgcccGTAACAGAAAG AGAAAACTCAATTCCCGGAAGCATAATCCTTCAAAGTTGCCGAACCCTCGTAAAACAGCAGCTTATGTAGCCGAACCTGATGAACCTAGTCCAAGTGGCTACGAGGAAGATCACCCTCCTGACCAGAGGCCAAAAAGAGCAAAAAGACCTACAAAGAGTGTTAACGAAAACCTCGAACCTGCTTACAACTCTGCAGCCAATACAGCAGTCAACTTGAACTCCTTCGAATACCAGCCGTCTTCACACGACTATCATACTGGCAACTATAGAGCTGATTTACAGGAAGGCACACCACCTTAA